A genomic window from Serratia liquefaciens includes:
- a CDS encoding non-ribosomal peptide synthetase has translation MASENVVHAKFKWQSNNSPNAIALRCDKHKLTYRQLDQYTNALAAQLINRGVQPGDIVGVYLNKGVDLVISLLGILKAGACYLPLDPYYPARRLAYMIGHAKTKLVVTDTAPEAVLNVNAQRCEWLDITALDLTVPVTLTLPKVSDDHLCYVMYTSGSTGTPKGVMVSHRTVVRYLDWMQTAFHLRQNDVVLNQSSFSFDVSVWEIFWPLMAGASCALIAEEMKYDPSLMANFIQNHHVTVAQFVPTALRIIVDAGVVGSCGTLTHIFSGGEALPQSLVDDLGQQFSGQIHNLYGPTEATIFACHWPCCPGERESMVPIGRPIPHACAYVLDEQLRPVPTGCCGELYLGGDILAKGYLHAETLTDERFVDNPFNGAGGNKMYRTGDWVKLLDDSVLAFIGRIDDQIKLRGHRIELAEIETHLQALPQISHAAVIVEIQPDKNIPILTAFYVPRHQQSVNIQELKNCLAKSLPFFMLPSRFISLRKMPVHPNGKVDKSNLHSYEQKNEEDMSDIKAKMNIDVEAKIISVWKSVLNNKNLSAKDNFFDAGGNSLLMSKVHREIKDKFSTPVSIMDLFQYPTVQMLSQRIVEKHAEILGKKK, from the coding sequence ATGGCATCTGAGAATGTTGTTCATGCTAAATTTAAGTGGCAAAGCAATAACTCACCAAATGCAATTGCGTTAAGATGTGATAAACATAAACTTACTTATCGGCAACTAGACCAGTACACGAATGCTTTAGCGGCTCAATTAATAAATCGAGGTGTCCAACCTGGTGATATTGTCGGTGTATATTTAAATAAAGGCGTAGATCTTGTCATCAGCTTATTGGGAATATTAAAAGCTGGTGCTTGCTATCTACCATTGGATCCTTATTACCCTGCAAGACGCCTTGCATACATGATTGGCCATGCGAAGACGAAACTGGTCGTTACAGATACTGCACCGGAAGCGGTATTGAATGTAAACGCTCAGCGGTGCGAATGGTTGGATATCACCGCTCTGGATCTGACCGTCCCCGTAACGCTTACGCTTCCGAAAGTCAGTGACGATCATCTTTGCTATGTCATGTATACCTCCGGTTCCACCGGTACTCCAAAAGGCGTAATGGTTAGCCACCGTACGGTCGTACGCTACCTGGACTGGATGCAGACCGCGTTTCATCTGCGTCAGAATGATGTGGTATTGAACCAATCCAGCTTCAGTTTTGACGTCTCGGTTTGGGAAATATTTTGGCCATTAATGGCTGGTGCAAGTTGTGCGCTTATCGCTGAGGAAATGAAATACGATCCCTCACTGATGGCGAATTTTATCCAGAATCATCATGTTACCGTAGCTCAATTTGTTCCCACGGCACTACGCATTATCGTTGATGCCGGGGTTGTGGGAAGTTGCGGCACATTAACGCATATCTTCTCTGGCGGTGAAGCACTGCCGCAAAGTTTAGTCGATGATTTGGGACAGCAGTTCTCCGGCCAGATTCACAATCTTTATGGGCCAACGGAAGCGACCATTTTTGCTTGTCACTGGCCGTGTTGCCCTGGGGAAAGAGAAAGTATGGTGCCGATTGGCAGGCCGATCCCGCATGCTTGTGCCTATGTGTTGGATGAACAGCTTAGGCCTGTTCCGACTGGCTGCTGTGGTGAACTCTATTTAGGAGGGGATATTCTGGCCAAAGGTTATCTGCATGCCGAAACATTAACCGATGAGCGTTTTGTGGATAACCCCTTTAACGGTGCGGGTGGCAATAAAATGTACCGAACCGGTGATTGGGTAAAGTTGCTTGATGATAGTGTCCTGGCGTTTATAGGCCGAATAGATGACCAGATAAAATTACGCGGACATCGAATTGAATTGGCGGAGATTGAAACGCACCTGCAGGCATTGCCACAGATATCCCATGCTGCCGTTATTGTTGAAATACAGCCGGATAAGAATATTCCCATATTAACTGCGTTTTATGTCCCTCGACATCAGCAGTCGGTCAATATCCAAGAGCTAAAAAACTGCCTGGCAAAATCGTTGCCTTTCTTCATGTTGCCGTCCAGGTTTATTTCCTTGAGAAAAATGCCTGTTCACCCTAATGGCAAGGTAGATAAGTCTAATCTCCACTCCTATGAACAGAAAAATGAGGAAGATATGAGTGACATTAAAGCCAAGATGAATATTGACGTAGAGGCGAAAATAATATCGGTTTGGAAGTCGGTTTTAAATAATAAAAATCTCTCAGCCAAGGACAACTTTTTTGATGCTGGAGGAAACTCGTTGTTGATGTCAAAAGTGCATAGAGAAATAAAGGATAAATTTTCTACACCTGTTTCAATTATGGATTTATTTCAGTACCCGACAGTACAAATGCTGAGTCAACGTATTGTTGAAAAGCATGCGGAAATATTAGGTAAAAAGAAGTAA